A portion of the Phyllobacterium zundukense genome contains these proteins:
- the istB gene encoding IS21-like element helper ATPase IstB codes for MLTHPPLDQMHALGLSGMATAYRHLANQSQGNDLSRDEWLGLMLAREMAVRSDKRLTNRHATAKLRFPDACIGNIDLAAHRGLDRRQLLSLAQGEWLKAHEHLILTGQTGTGRTWLACAIGRQAARLDYSVLYVRMPRLFEDLALARLDGRFPRLIDKLARVQLLILGDWGTHALADQQRLDLLEIFEERYRRKPTLITAQLPVAQWHEMIGEPTLADAILDRIVHNAHRITLEGDSMRKQKTRPLLTVPANPEINNR; via the coding sequence ATGCTCACACATCCACCCCTCGATCAGATGCACGCACTCGGTCTGTCCGGCATGGCGACTGCATATCGTCACCTGGCCAATCAGTCTCAAGGCAACGATCTCAGCCGTGACGAGTGGCTCGGCTTGATGCTCGCCCGTGAGATGGCAGTCCGCAGCGACAAGCGCCTGACCAATCGCCACGCAACCGCCAAACTCCGCTTCCCCGACGCTTGCATCGGGAATATCGACCTCGCCGCCCATCGCGGCCTCGATCGCCGACAGCTTCTCTCACTGGCGCAAGGCGAATGGCTCAAGGCGCATGAGCATCTGATCCTCACCGGGCAAACGGGAACCGGAAGAACCTGGCTCGCCTGCGCCATCGGCCGGCAAGCGGCCCGTCTCGACTATTCCGTTCTCTATGTCCGAATGCCCCGCCTCTTTGAGGACCTGGCCCTGGCACGCCTCGACGGCCGCTTCCCTCGATTGATTGACAAGCTCGCCCGCGTTCAACTGCTGATCCTGGGCGATTGGGGAACGCATGCACTTGCCGATCAGCAGCGGCTCGATCTGCTCGAAATCTTCGAAGAGCGCTACAGAAGGAAACCCACGCTCATTACCGCTCAACTGCCCGTGGCCCAGTGGCATGAGATGATCGGCGAACCCACGCTTGCTGATGCCATCCTGGACCGCATCGTTCACAATGCACATCGTATTACGCTCGAAGGCGACAGCATGCGAAAGCAAAAAACGAGACCGCTCTTGACGGTACCCGCAAACCCGGAAATCAATAACCGGTAA
- a CDS encoding transposase has translation MGRMEILTGREHRRIWSDKQKLDILADVASSGQSIVEVARRHDIVPQQIYSWRKQMRQEPTEARTDVTFLCGFRIKGTSVPVNPGQSVH, from the coding sequence ATGGGACGTATGGAGATTTTGACGGGCCGGGAACATCGGCGCATTTGGTCGGACAAGCAGAAGTTGGATATCTTGGCCGACGTGGCTTCGAGCGGACAAAGTATTGTCGAAGTCGCCCGACGGCACGATATCGTTCCGCAACAGATATATTCCTGGCGGAAACAAATGCGGCAAGAACCCACCGAGGCGCGGACAGATGTGACGTTTCTATGCGGATTTCGGATTAAAGGGACATCGGTTCCGGTAAATCCCGGACAGTCGGTTCACTAA
- a CDS encoding class I SAM-dependent methyltransferase gives MKVKVEQGKAIIEDAAVDHSDEVAGLFYTTFLLKLHENLKPKTYFEIGTLTGGTLALSSCRSLAVDPFFQVTNNVLGIKPSCTFIQEGSDSFFRHYDPVAILGDKIDLAFLDGMHLFEFLLRDFFNTERYCRRNSIIALHDCLPPGFNMTVRDPDDPRRAQSNSFSQFWTGDVWKIVPALRKYCPELKIEVFDCAPTGLVLITNLNPDRANKEDIYDKICDEFSEGDIDRASYDSYWSNLKISKADSFISSFDISVKYWL, from the coding sequence GTGAAAGTTAAAGTTGAACAAGGAAAGGCGATCATTGAAGATGCAGCTGTAGATCACTCTGATGAGGTTGCTGGTCTGTTCTACACTACGTTTTTGCTTAAGCTTCACGAAAACCTGAAGCCGAAAACCTATTTCGAGATAGGAACACTAACCGGGGGAACTCTCGCACTTTCATCGTGCCGGTCGCTTGCCGTCGATCCCTTTTTTCAAGTCACAAACAACGTACTGGGAATCAAGCCGTCCTGTACATTCATACAAGAAGGAAGTGACTCTTTCTTTCGGCACTACGATCCAGTTGCAATCCTTGGCGACAAAATAGACTTGGCATTCCTTGATGGAATGCACCTATTTGAGTTTCTGCTGCGGGATTTCTTCAATACCGAACGTTATTGCAGACGCAACTCTATCATTGCGTTACATGATTGCCTTCCTCCGGGTTTTAATATGACTGTGAGGGATCCGGATGATCCGCGCCGGGCGCAATCCAATTCCTTTAGTCAATTCTGGACTGGGGACGTGTGGAAAATCGTCCCTGCATTGCGCAAATATTGCCCCGAGTTGAAAATAGAGGTCTTTGATTGCGCTCCCACTGGGCTGGTCCTTATCACCAACCTCAACCCTGACCGCGCCAATAAGGAGGATATTTACGATAAGATTTGCGACGAATTTTCCGAAGGCGATATCGACCGAGCATCATATGACAGTTATTGGAGCAATTTGAAAATTTCGAAGGCGGACAGTTTCATTTCCAGCTTCGATATTTCAGTAAAATATTGGCTTTGA
- a CDS encoding glycoside hydrolase family 99-like domain-containing protein — MTKADKPVQMADAELRAEQPDAELFLWREQAITLARILERTTESPSVTKGPGRGATQLRRVTELRASLKASRSQNRELRAELLDRDRMIDAAQRDRETVQSELLALRSSTLWRALGPVRKIARVIPRPVRTLMRSPISALTRIVPSREQNPPLESAPSAIAIVNSDESSVATIEGKVIHRPSAFFRDKNSQWVEPMLRSDRLLLKEFKPTARIAVVMHLYYTDLWDELSDSIMDIPEAFDLFVSLVGEENAPFADRIRQTFPDAQIIQCDNHGRDIIPFLEIVATGVLYQYDYICKLHSKKSVYREGGGEWRQHLVDGVLRDTDRVTTILAAFDADPDMGMHVADGAKYKGREYWAGNEAHLGKYLPWFGLSTEVYEQEFAGGSVFWIRPFLLREVDSLKLNFDDFEPEPIGIDGNLAHAVERLFSVACHNAGMRITTNTDLENGSRQADRAKPPLIIANYLPQFHPIPENDRVWGKGFTEWTNVTRAQPQCKYHRQPKLPSELGFYDLRLPEIREQQASLAKAYGISAFCYYYYWFNGRKVLETPLESVLRAGQPDFPFMICWANEPWSRNWDGLSKETIIPQTYEDGWELKFAADILPLLQDDRYLRISGKRCVAIYRVQHIPNAKLALEKLRAELLRNRITDVQIIGGWLRLGDDAELPDNPSDLGLDGYFEFPPHNIPTAPETTRSIETGDSINGYNYNYTVDAAVDAMSEQRGPKRYRGVTMGWDNTARRGKDAHIFLGASPASFRRWLRATVLQIMNEKPVAEDAVFVNAWNEWAEGTYLEPDQTFGRGWLEAVSSAIGRKLSDENVYEREGGEGRTSIETNIKATQSES, encoded by the coding sequence ATGACAAAAGCTGATAAGCCGGTGCAAATGGCTGACGCAGAGCTACGAGCCGAGCAGCCGGATGCTGAGCTTTTCCTTTGGAGAGAGCAGGCCATAACGCTTGCGCGTATACTAGAGCGAACCACTGAGAGCCCGTCCGTTACGAAGGGACCTGGACGCGGAGCCACCCAATTAAGACGCGTCACCGAACTCCGCGCTTCATTGAAGGCATCACGTAGTCAAAATCGAGAGCTCAGAGCAGAGCTTCTGGACCGCGACCGAATGATAGATGCCGCTCAGAGGGATCGAGAGACTGTTCAAAGTGAATTGCTGGCTTTGCGCTCATCGACGTTGTGGAGGGCATTGGGACCTGTGCGTAAAATTGCTCGTGTTATTCCACGGCCGGTTCGCACACTAATGCGCAGTCCGATCAGTGCCCTAACTAGGATTGTGCCATCCCGAGAGCAAAACCCACCGCTTGAATCCGCGCCATCGGCCATTGCCATTGTAAACAGTGACGAAAGTTCCGTCGCAACGATTGAGGGGAAAGTAATACACCGTCCATCTGCGTTTTTTCGAGACAAGAACTCCCAGTGGGTGGAGCCGATGCTAAGGTCAGATCGTCTTTTGCTTAAGGAATTCAAGCCAACTGCTCGCATCGCGGTTGTCATGCATTTATATTATACAGACTTATGGGACGAACTATCGGATTCGATTATGGATATACCAGAGGCGTTCGATTTGTTCGTGTCACTGGTAGGTGAGGAAAATGCTCCCTTTGCGGATCGAATTCGCCAGACATTTCCAGATGCGCAAATTATTCAGTGCGACAACCATGGAAGGGACATCATTCCTTTTCTCGAGATAGTCGCTACAGGCGTTCTCTATCAATACGATTACATTTGTAAGCTGCATTCAAAGAAAAGCGTTTACCGTGAAGGTGGAGGAGAGTGGCGGCAACACCTGGTCGACGGAGTGTTGAGGGATACAGATCGGGTCACCACGATATTGGCCGCATTTGACGCTGATCCGGACATGGGAATGCACGTCGCAGATGGTGCAAAATACAAAGGTCGCGAATATTGGGCAGGTAACGAAGCACACCTTGGAAAGTACCTGCCGTGGTTTGGTCTCTCGACCGAGGTTTACGAACAGGAATTTGCGGGGGGGTCCGTATTTTGGATTAGGCCGTTCCTTTTGCGAGAAGTTGATAGCTTGAAATTAAACTTCGATGATTTTGAGCCAGAACCGATTGGTATCGATGGGAATTTGGCGCACGCTGTAGAACGGCTATTTAGCGTCGCTTGCCACAACGCCGGCATGAGAATTACGACGAACACTGATCTTGAAAATGGTTCGCGACAAGCTGATCGGGCGAAGCCGCCTCTTATTATCGCAAACTATCTACCACAGTTTCACCCAATCCCTGAGAATGATCGAGTGTGGGGAAAAGGCTTCACTGAATGGACAAACGTTACAAGGGCCCAGCCGCAATGTAAGTATCATCGCCAGCCCAAGCTTCCTTCAGAGCTAGGATTCTACGACCTGCGCCTTCCGGAAATTCGCGAACAGCAGGCTAGTTTGGCGAAAGCCTACGGCATATCTGCGTTTTGTTACTACTATTACTGGTTTAACGGTCGCAAAGTTCTTGAAACGCCATTGGAGAGCGTTCTGCGGGCAGGTCAGCCAGATTTTCCTTTCATGATTTGCTGGGCAAATGAACCATGGAGCCGAAATTGGGATGGTCTGTCCAAGGAGACGATCATACCTCAAACCTATGAAGACGGATGGGAGTTGAAATTCGCGGCTGACATTTTGCCGCTTTTGCAGGATGATCGGTACTTGAGAATTTCAGGCAAACGCTGCGTTGCCATCTACCGCGTACAGCACATACCTAACGCCAAACTGGCTCTCGAAAAACTACGTGCTGAGTTATTGCGGAATCGCATCACCGATGTTCAGATTATCGGTGGATGGTTACGTCTTGGCGATGACGCCGAGTTACCAGACAACCCGTCAGATCTGGGATTGGACGGATATTTTGAATTCCCTCCCCACAACATTCCTACGGCACCAGAAACTACCAGATCGATCGAAACTGGTGACTCCATCAACGGCTATAATTATAATTATACAGTGGATGCCGCTGTAGACGCGATGTCTGAGCAACGCGGCCCGAAGCGCTACCGAGGGGTAACCATGGGCTGGGATAATACCGCGCGTAGAGGCAAAGATGCCCACATTTTTCTTGGTGCAAGCCCTGCGAGCTTCAGGCGGTGGCTGCGCGCCACTGTTCTGCAAATTATGAATGAGAAGCCCGTTGCGGAGGATGCTGTTTTTGTAAACGCTTGGAACGAGTGGGCAGAAGGAACTTACCTTGAACCCGATCAGACCTTCGGCCGAGGTTGGTTAGAAGCTGTTTCGTCGGCGATAGGCCGGAAGTTATCCGATGAGAATGTCTACGAACGTGAGGGCGGAGAAGGGCGAACATCAATTGAAACAAATATTAAGGCTACGCAAAGTGAAAGTTAA
- a CDS encoding glycosyltransferase family 61 protein, producing MSVRLIETVTGRTAGTLSEFMQALLEGYAQPMLYRTSDFLHLDNVVKAAEFGKNAFAEKESLINDWYSKPIAHRQGIEFVSLPYSLFSPYSYSVIASGNYLYKGALDTSAGVDFRLESLATFDPIFRNEGGDISISSWEKVPYVDKIAMPICGPGAPNFGHFLMDGLGAALALKSSPYFNDDFTLVGGHLASWQEDILDRLGLLKNYTPLPSHTTFRVLLANTMLYGHLQFPTRFVRPVFDLLRIGVAVTKTDQTKIFINRGVSKKRFMRNRSQVEEMLIDYGFRIVDPTITPMNDIVQEVSNARVVVGEGGAGMAHVAFCETGAKVLEIQPSTFPDGWTRQTCGVFGLDWYLCACAPDVLSDHDISEGIEMAYSVNIDVLKAALREIDNDKS from the coding sequence ATGTCTGTGCGGCTCATTGAAACTGTAACAGGAAGAACAGCCGGCACGCTCTCTGAGTTCATGCAAGCCCTATTGGAAGGCTACGCTCAGCCGATGCTGTACCGGACGAGCGATTTTTTGCACTTGGATAACGTAGTTAAGGCAGCCGAATTTGGAAAGAACGCATTCGCGGAAAAGGAAAGTCTCATAAATGATTGGTATTCGAAACCAATCGCACATAGGCAGGGGATAGAATTCGTTTCACTTCCGTATTCGTTGTTTTCACCGTATTCTTACTCAGTTATCGCCAGCGGAAACTATTTGTACAAGGGAGCTCTTGATACCTCGGCAGGCGTCGATTTTCGCCTTGAATCCCTCGCTACCTTTGATCCGATCTTCCGCAATGAAGGCGGGGATATAAGCATCTCTAGTTGGGAGAAAGTGCCATATGTTGACAAAATTGCCATGCCAATATGCGGCCCAGGCGCTCCTAATTTCGGGCATTTCCTTATGGATGGGCTTGGAGCTGCGTTGGCGCTGAAATCGTCGCCATATTTTAATGATGATTTCACTTTGGTTGGTGGGCATTTGGCTTCTTGGCAAGAAGACATACTCGATAGGCTGGGTCTATTGAAGAACTATACTCCCCTTCCCAGCCACACCACATTTCGCGTGCTATTGGCCAACACGATGCTTTACGGGCACCTTCAGTTTCCTACACGATTTGTTCGTCCGGTGTTTGATCTTTTAAGAATTGGTGTGGCGGTGACGAAGACCGACCAGACCAAAATTTTCATCAACCGGGGGGTGAGCAAAAAGCGATTCATGAGAAACAGGTCGCAGGTCGAGGAAATGCTTATCGATTATGGTTTTCGAATCGTTGATCCAACTATAACGCCTATGAACGATATTGTGCAGGAGGTGAGCAATGCCAGGGTCGTCGTCGGCGAAGGCGGTGCTGGTATGGCGCACGTTGCGTTCTGCGAAACCGGAGCAAAAGTGCTTGAAATTCAACCTTCTACCTTTCCGGATGGTTGGACGAGGCAGACGTGTGGCGTTTTTGGACTTGATTGGTACCTTTGCGCTTGCGCTCCTGATGTTCTATCAGATCACGACATTAGTGAAGGTATAGAGATGGCCTATAGCGTCAACATCGACGTTCTGAAGGCGGCATTAAGGGAAATTGACAATGACAAAAGCTGA
- a CDS encoding class I SAM-dependent methyltransferase encodes MKPNEFGHIQQQVSAIEKGLPADASRSLALHHLQELGLNDYLQTLWYMPDARYPRLSAALPAMASPEVQMQWTGQSDLPLIIQTTSFVRSVAEHYVRLQNEPLTDKKILDFGCGYGRMLRAFSFYSNNVYGVDPWSEFYTHLQ; translated from the coding sequence ATGAAACCGAATGAGTTTGGTCATATTCAGCAACAGGTTTCAGCAATTGAGAAGGGTTTGCCTGCCGATGCGAGCCGCTCCCTTGCGCTGCACCATTTGCAAGAACTCGGACTAAACGACTATCTGCAAACGCTGTGGTATATGCCAGATGCCAGATATCCTCGCCTTTCAGCTGCTTTACCGGCTATGGCCTCGCCAGAAGTTCAAATGCAGTGGACGGGTCAATCGGATTTGCCTCTCATCATTCAGACCACTTCATTTGTTCGCTCGGTAGCGGAGCATTACGTTAGGCTGCAGAACGAACCATTAACCGATAAAAAGATTCTCGACTTTGGTTGCGGTTACGGAAGGATGCTCCGAGCGTTCTCGTTTTACAGCAATAATGTCTACGGGGTAGATCCTTGGTCGGAGTTCTATACGCATTTGCAATGA
- a CDS encoding glycosyltransferase family 2 protein, whose product MAETTRPLSKRKASIVTIIPYYNGSAFVERAVKSAFGQSVLADELIVVNDGSTESEAAFVRDLGERMKFKVIDQANGGQGSARNAGVAASTSEYICFLDQDDFYLPTHNEILANGIPHDNKRFGWVYADLYRAEVNGTLVKKEIVKNYGEHPKSSLHQVLGTNLMILPSASLISRRAFEDVGGFDEQFTGYEDDDLFIRLFRAGYSNDFISKHVAVWCMHDESTSNSIRMSRSRLKFFKKWASIFPDDPSTGEFILRDCLVPRFHTDFIGESMTAMLQDQESKTNIYIHRPELRHILNEYAGIVLRSPSVSQKMKFRLRVQLAILSLDSKIAGSAARGAMRFLRSLKGS is encoded by the coding sequence ATGGCAGAAACGACCCGGCCCCTTTCCAAACGAAAAGCCTCGATCGTTACCATCATCCCCTACTATAACGGGTCTGCGTTCGTTGAGCGGGCCGTGAAGAGCGCCTTTGGCCAAAGCGTCCTGGCTGATGAGTTAATAGTGGTCAACGACGGATCAACCGAATCTGAGGCTGCATTCGTGCGCGACTTGGGCGAGCGTATGAAATTCAAAGTGATTGACCAAGCAAATGGTGGTCAAGGATCGGCCCGGAACGCCGGGGTTGCTGCGAGCACATCGGAGTATATCTGCTTTCTCGACCAAGATGATTTCTACCTTCCCACTCATAACGAGATTCTCGCTAATGGCATTCCTCATGACAACAAGCGCTTCGGATGGGTGTACGCCGATCTATATCGCGCTGAAGTCAATGGAACCTTGGTCAAGAAGGAAATTGTCAAAAATTATGGCGAGCATCCCAAGTCCTCACTGCATCAGGTCCTTGGCACAAATCTGATGATACTGCCGTCGGCGTCGTTAATATCTCGTCGGGCATTCGAAGATGTTGGCGGCTTCGACGAACAGTTTACGGGATACGAAGATGATGACCTATTCATTCGCCTCTTTCGGGCTGGCTACTCAAACGACTTCATTTCAAAACACGTTGCTGTTTGGTGCATGCATGATGAAAGTACGTCAAACAGCATCCGGATGAGCCGCAGTCGCCTGAAATTCTTTAAAAAGTGGGCGTCCATTTTCCCAGATGACCCAAGTACGGGTGAATTTATCCTGCGGGATTGCCTTGTCCCAAGATTCCATACCGACTTTATTGGAGAATCCATGACGGCCATGTTGCAGGATCAGGAGAGCAAGACGAACATCTATATTCACAGACCCGAGCTTAGGCACATTTTGAATGAATATGCCGGTATTGTTCTGCGCAGTCCTAGCGTTTCGCAAAAGATGAAATTCAGGTTGAGAGTGCAATTAGCGATACTGTCACTCGATTCCAAGATTGCTGGGAGCGCGGCCAGAGGCGCTATGAGGTTTTTAAGGTCGCTTAAGGGCTCATAA
- a CDS encoding rhamnan synthesis F family protein: MVTNYAVKAFGVYQEKGARGLFAHSLRYVAFRIETFRFPLPWFKSTPSVALQFRHAGSLNEIGAVLARTIPDNVNPSIAIPLDSVDTSVFDRVAVIIHIFYPEITAEIAKHLGNIPVPYGLFITTDSEEKKATILDLLSRVDLSPVEIEIRIVPNRGRDVAPKYIAYREVYDRYPAFLHLHSKQSLHAAGEYASWRDYLVSSLIGSPEIAASNLSLLSRVNVGVVYPEHAEFIKSVINWGYDFPIARTLLARIGINLDAYSTLEFPSGSMYWGRSAAIKQLLNLNLDYQDFPDEAGQVDGTLAHAIERSLLYFVEKSGHTWIRVSTDKRAKSKIEPTNMTSLFESLATSSQEYITLTQQTNYETIRITAAPKYEGRRRLNLMVPSIESAHIFGGIDTALKIFRQIADASKDETDFRVVVSETPVSESIPHILQGYEIQKIGSETRKQHTIVDATVRLKNHLEVTKNDVFMATAWWTALNAYRLQEAQKILFGKAPKVIYLIQDFEPGFYGWSTKYALADSTYRRDDDTFAIFNSEELENFFAKQYSHSNKRILRYEINRKIDEALRPVPREKIILFYSRPSAVRNCFEAGIDGLGLWSRRNPLKAAEWQIYCIGEPFDVRQLVDLDNAIITGKMPLSVYAELLSKASVGLSLMISPHPSYPPLEMAYAGIHTITNLYDCKDLSKRSPLLESLQVVTPESIAIALEHAVDKAEKNIGIVGSIRCPIADIESATPEFSPALIWEHVEN; the protein is encoded by the coding sequence ATGGTTACGAATTACGCAGTCAAGGCTTTTGGAGTTTATCAAGAAAAGGGGGCACGGGGCTTATTTGCTCATTCCCTGAGGTATGTCGCATTTCGGATTGAAACGTTCAGGTTTCCTCTTCCTTGGTTCAAATCAACCCCAAGCGTTGCCTTGCAGTTTCGACATGCTGGATCACTGAATGAGATTGGTGCGGTCCTTGCGAGGACAATACCAGACAATGTCAATCCATCCATCGCGATTCCGCTTGATTCTGTGGACACTTCGGTTTTTGACCGTGTCGCCGTAATAATTCATATCTTCTATCCAGAGATTACGGCGGAGATCGCGAAGCACTTGGGAAACATACCGGTGCCGTATGGGTTATTCATAACGACAGACAGCGAAGAAAAGAAAGCTACTATTCTGGATCTGCTTTCCCGCGTTGATCTATCTCCCGTAGAGATCGAGATAAGAATTGTGCCGAATAGGGGCCGTGACGTTGCCCCCAAATACATAGCCTATAGAGAGGTCTATGACCGCTATCCAGCATTCTTGCATCTCCATTCCAAACAATCCTTACACGCCGCTGGCGAATACGCTTCATGGCGGGACTATTTAGTCTCATCATTGATAGGGAGCCCAGAAATCGCTGCTAGCAATCTGTCGCTCCTGTCGAGGGTCAATGTCGGGGTAGTATACCCTGAACATGCTGAATTCATAAAGAGCGTTATTAATTGGGGTTATGACTTTCCGATCGCGAGAACGTTGCTAGCGCGCATTGGTATAAATCTTGATGCCTACAGTACACTCGAGTTCCCATCTGGCTCTATGTACTGGGGTAGGTCGGCAGCGATAAAGCAATTGCTTAACCTGAATCTGGATTACCAGGATTTCCCAGATGAAGCCGGTCAGGTAGATGGGACGTTGGCGCATGCGATCGAAAGATCGCTTTTGTATTTCGTAGAAAAGTCAGGTCACACCTGGATACGAGTCAGCACAGATAAACGTGCGAAATCCAAGATTGAGCCTACTAACATGACTTCCTTATTCGAATCACTGGCCACATCCAGCCAAGAATATATCACACTAACTCAGCAGACGAATTATGAGACTATCAGAATCACCGCTGCTCCGAAATATGAGGGTAGGCGACGATTGAATCTGATGGTTCCGTCCATTGAATCTGCGCATATATTTGGTGGAATTGACACAGCATTGAAGATCTTCCGTCAGATAGCAGACGCTTCAAAGGATGAGACAGACTTCAGGGTTGTAGTAAGCGAGACACCTGTAAGTGAATCAATTCCGCATATCCTGCAAGGTTATGAAATTCAGAAGATCGGAAGTGAAACCCGCAAACAACACACCATCGTTGACGCCACTGTCAGATTAAAAAATCATTTGGAAGTGACGAAGAACGATGTATTCATGGCGACGGCTTGGTGGACCGCCTTAAACGCTTATAGGCTCCAAGAGGCTCAGAAAATATTGTTCGGGAAAGCCCCGAAAGTCATTTATCTTATTCAGGATTTTGAGCCCGGATTTTATGGGTGGTCTACGAAGTACGCACTTGCCGACTCAACGTATCGTCGTGACGACGATACGTTTGCCATATTCAATTCTGAAGAATTGGAAAATTTTTTCGCGAAGCAATATAGTCACTCTAATAAACGCATACTGCGGTATGAGATAAACAGGAAAATAGATGAGGCTCTCAGGCCGGTTCCACGGGAAAAGATAATTCTATTTTATTCCAGGCCATCTGCCGTCCGGAACTGCTTCGAAGCTGGTATCGATGGGCTTGGACTATGGAGCAGACGAAACCCTTTAAAAGCCGCAGAATGGCAAATATATTGCATCGGAGAGCCATTTGATGTGCGACAGTTGGTGGATCTGGACAATGCCATTATTACTGGAAAGATGCCTCTATCTGTATATGCTGAACTGCTGAGTAAAGCATCCGTCGGCTTGTCCTTGATGATATCCCCGCACCCTAGTTATCCTCCGCTTGAAATGGCGTACGCAGGCATTCATACCATCACAAATCTCTACGATTGCAAGGACCTGTCGAAACGAAGTCCGCTCCTTGAAAGTCTTCAGGTGGTAACACCAGAGAGTATTGCAATTGCCCTCGAACACGCCGTCGATAAAGCGGAAAAAAACATAGGCATTGTGGGTTCCATACGCTGTCCAATCGCGGACATTGAATCGGCAACTCCTGAGTTTTCCCCAGCCTTAATCTGGGAGCACGTAGAGAATTAG
- a CDS encoding DUF1515 family protein translates to MNLNRAVVHRRMDEIVNEVGDIKTDIATITDQVKDSKKVTDQVKQWRAMGLGGLGVVGIACTALGISLASSIEWISRLFHK, encoded by the coding sequence ATGAACCTTAACCGTGCGGTCGTTCATCGCCGCATGGATGAGATCGTCAACGAGGTAGGCGACATCAAGACTGACATCGCCACGATCACCGATCAGGTCAAGGACAGCAAGAAGGTCACTGACCAGGTGAAGCAATGGCGCGCGATGGGGCTCGGTGGATTAGGTGTCGTCGGGATTGCCTGCACCGCGCTCGGTATCAGCCTCGCCAGCTCGATAGAGTGGATATCCAGACTGTTTCACAAATAG